The Gadus macrocephalus chromosome 20, ASM3116895v1 genome includes a region encoding these proteins:
- the tbx15 gene encoding T-box transcription factor TBX15: MSDRRRSAAALSSRAHAFSVEALIGSNRKRKLRGWEDKDLELSMESLATGGPLGDPEDRAPCLDMEPDSEASPSSDGEGLAERTSCSFGSPADLAPVAVACEASPPASMEEIHVELQCADLWKRFHEIGTEMIITKAGRRMFPAMRVKILGLDPHQQYYIAMDIVPVDNKRYRYVLLSFSPSLHTTIHWSATEEHSYRNLITTLHIESALRHVYF, translated from the exons ATGAGTGACAGGAGGCGCTCCGCCGCCGCGCTGAGCTCGAGAGCACACGCCTTCTCCGTGGAAGCGCTGATCGGCTCGAACCGGAAAAGGAAGCTCCGGGGCTGGGAAGACAAGGATCTTGAGCTGTCCATGGAGAGCCTCGCCACCGGCGGACCTCTGGGAGACCCGGAGGaccgcgcgccctgcctggACATGGAGCCTG ACTCCGAGGCGAGTCCCAGCTCAGACGGAGAGGGTCTGGCCGAGAGGACGTCGTGCTCCTTCGGCTCCCCGGCGGACTTGGCCCCTGTCGCGGTTGCCTGCGAAGCTTCACCCCCGGCCTCCATGGAGGAGATCCACGTGGAGCTCCAGTGCGCGGACCTGTGGAAGCGTTTCCACGAGATAGGCACGGAGATGATCATCACCAAGGCGGGAAG ACGCATGTTCCCGGCCATGAGGGTGAAGATCCTTGGTTTGGACCCCCACCAACAGTACTACATTGCCATGGATATCGTCCCCGTGGACAACAAGAGATACCGGTACGTGctgctgagcttctcaccctctctccacaCAACTATTCACTGGTCAGCCACAGAAGAACATTCATATAGGAATTTAATTACTACATTACATATTGAATCAGCGCTTCGGCATGTTTACTTTTAG